The genomic interval CTTTCCAGCGTATGGTGCATTCTCATTTTCTCAATCATCTCGTCGTCAACAATGGACGCGACCGACGATATGCCAAAATGAGAAACTTTAATTGGCGTATCGACAGAATAGCCTAGTCCTAATACAGGAATATGAAAAGTATGAAGCATTAGAAGTTTATGAATGATTTATTTTCAAAACTACTTTGGCGAACCAGAAACTTAATTGATCAGGATTGGCGAGGGAGATGATAAATGTCATAGGTTGGCTACGATACTATGAACTTCAAAATTGTTTTGCACAGATATTTAAGAATTGTTTTATGCTAAGGCTATCCAACGATGCTATCAAACTTGCAAATAAATACCTGATTACCAGGCACATCCCGAAAAAGACAAAATATCTATTAGGAAATCCGATACATTAATTCTGAAGTTTAAACATAAGGGAAGAAAGATGGAAGAGTTCCAGAGTACGATTATATTACAGAATAATTTGTCAGCCAACAGTAGTTGCATGATTGTGTTGGCGACCATATTATATTGTTCTGGAAATCAATTTTACTCCGTCAATCCAGTTGAACAAAACAACGAGATTAAAACAAGACAAAGCATGAATTATGACAATTACCAAAAACTCGTACAAGCCGAGCAGATCCGGTTTGCCAATGGCGAAAGCTCGCTGTTCCTTATCAACAGCCGTGAAAACAAAGCCCTTGAGGCACGGGAAAAATTGATTGAGCTTAAAACCAAATACTTTCAAACTGCCTATTCCTTACAATGGAGCGCGGGTTTGCTGAATTAAATTGTATTGGTTGAATCGCCAGGGAGGGATTAATATTAACTGATTTGCATATTCAGCCTTTGAAGGAAAAGAGTATGAAGAGGAAAGCAAAGTGAGATCCAAACCCATCATCCGGATACTTGGGTGCCCAGGATACAATAACTAATCAATCTCAGGACAGGCAATGACCTTGGTCATTCTCGTTTGCAATTACATTTTCCAAATTTGTACAAGCAACAATTCTACGCTGTTTTAACAAACCTTTGATCATGAAAACGATTCTGGTACCCATAGATTTTTCCAAAAACGCCGACAAAGCGCTGGAAGCGGCTAAACAAATTGCAGGCAAATCAGGCGCAAAGTTGTTAATCATGTATTCTTACCAGCCGTATATAGCAGATTACAGCATTCCTGAATCCATAGCCAGTTTGCCGATCTACAAAGAAATGGAAGATGATTACAGAACAAAACTGCATGATCGTGTTTCTCAGGCATTACTGGAAGGATACCACGCAGACGCGGTATGGGAAACAGATGGTGTTGAAACTGCCGTTTTGAGACAGGCAAATAAGGCATCAGCCGACTTAATCGTTGTGGGCAGAACGGGCTCAGGAAAGTTCTGGGACAAGCTAATCGGCAGTTCTGCGACTGGCATTGCATTGAACGCTTCCTGCCCGGTGCTCATAATCCCTCCGAATCATAAGGCTTCCCGATTTGAAAATATTGTTTATGCCACCCAATTAGAATTCGACGAGAACGATATACTTCGTGAGGTGATCGATCTCGTAAAACAATTGGAAGGCAAACTCAAGCTGGTAAAGGTGAACTCAGACTGGGAACCGGATATCCAACCCGACAGGCAGTATATTGAACAAATAGAGAATGAGCTTGCTATTAATCAGAAAGATATAGTGATACTAAATGGCAATCAGGTGATGCATACGCTTGAAGATTACTCAGATAAAATCTCGGCGGACCTTCTAATTGTCTCTACCCGTCAACGTGGATTTTTCGACAAGTTGCTTGAACCGGGAATGACTAAAAAGTTAACTGTGGACACCCACGTGCCGCTTTTGGTCTATCACCAAAAATCTCATAAAAATCAATATAAGGCTCCGATGGTAATATTATAATGTTATTTAATGCGGTAAATTCTCTCTGTACCGTCCGTAAACCCACGTTCCTGCAATTGCACTAAGCAATGTAACCGTCACAACGGTTGCACCCATACCGATTTGCGCGAATAATGGACCCGGACAAGCACCGGTCAATCCCCAGCCCAACCCAAAAAGTAATCCGCCATAAACTTGTCCCTGGCTGAATTTCTTATTGGTAAATGAAATCTTGTCACCGGAAATGGTTCTTATGTCAAAACGCTTGATAAGCCAAATTGAAATCACCCCGACCAGAACAGCGCTTCCTATAACACCGTACACGTGAAAAGATTGCAGCCGAAACATCTCCTGTATCCGAAACCAGCTGATCACTTCTGCTTTTACAAATAGTACACCGAAAAGCAGCCCGACCAGCAAGTATTTCAGGTTGTAATACCAATTGTGCTCTTTCTGGCTTTCGTTGATACAAATTGAATCCGTAGCCCGGATGTCGTGCTCACGCTGCTGAATAAAATTAACCTGATTTGACTTTTCCATTTGTTGAATTACAATGATAATATGAAAGGTAATATCCAGTTGGCCATTGCAAATCCACCGATCATAAAGCAGACAGTCGCCACCAGTGATGGCCATTGTAATGTAGAAAGCCCCATGATTGTATGCCCGCTTGTACATCCGCCGGCATAACGTGCACCAAATCCTACCAGAAAACCTCCACCGACCATCATGATGAATCCCGGAAGTGTTAAAAGCTTATCCCAACGCATCTGATCAGCAGGTACCATCGAAGAAAAATCAGTTATACCATATCCGGCAAGTTCCTTCACCAGCGTCGGGTTCAATTGCATTGGACCGGGATTGGCAAGGAAACGCACAGCGATTATTCCTCCAAGAAATATACCAGACACAAAAAACAAATTCCATTTTTCCTTCTTCCAGTTGTAGTGAAAGAAAGGAATTTTCCCGGGTATGCAGATGGCGCAAACATGCCGGAGCGATGATGAAATTCCAAAAGATTTGTTGCCCATTATCAACAAGGCAGGCACGGTCAAACCGATCAGCGGCCCGGCCACATACCATGGCCAGGGCTGTTTTATAACTTCGAGCATATTTTTGTAAGTGACCTTTTAAAGAATTTTTTGTTTGAGAGTACCCCAGCTTCCGCCGTTGTAAGCCTCTATCCCCGACGCTTTCAGAGATACCTGTGCTATACCGCTTCTGGTACCGCTCCGGCAGCAGGTAATCACCGGTTTTCCTTTGCTTTTCAAAAATGATAGCTGGGAGTTGATCGATTCCAAAGGAATATTCAAGCTTCCCTCAATGTGGCCGGATGCAAATTCCTGCGGGCTGCGGACATCGACGATCAGTGCGCCATTACCAACCAGATCTTTCAGATCCGTTTGACTATTTCCGAATATTGCTGAAAAAATTCCCATGACATTGTTTTATAAAAGTGTGCTCGGACAAACATAATTACTCACTTGTAAATCGGCCGATTCCTTGATCGCCTTGAATCCTCCCTGCACATCGATCAGATTATCATAACCTCTTGCTTTCAGGATTGAATTAAACATCATCGACCGGTAACCACCTGCACAGTGTACAAAGTATGTTTTGTTTTTATCGATTTGTGCAAAATGGTCATTGATGTAATCAAGCGGAATATTTTCGGCCCCGATGACATGCTCTGAATCGTACTCACTGGCTTTCCTTACATCCAGCAAAACCGCAGATGGATCGCTTTGCAGGCGCTTGCTTAATTGGTCAGCTTGCACGGATTCGATACGATCAACCTGCTTACCAGCCTTAATCCAGGCATCTATTCCGCCCTTTAAATACCCGATCGTATGGTCGTAACCTACACGTGCCAGGCGTGTGACGACTTCCTCTTCCCTATCCTGATCAGTGATCAGCAGAATCCTTTGTTTGATATCCGGTATCAGTGTGCCTACCCAGGGAGCAAAACTTCCATTGATCCCGATATTAATTGAGTTGGGAATAAATGCTTTTGCAAAAATTTCTGCATCTCTTGTATCGATC from Dyadobacter sp. NIV53 carries:
- a CDS encoding rhodanese-like domain-containing protein, translated to MGIFSAIFGNSQTDLKDLVGNGALIVDVRSPQEFASGHIEGSLNIPLESINSQLSFLKSKGKPVITCCRSGTRSGIAQVSLKASGIEAYNGGSWGTLKQKIL
- a CDS encoding DUF6691 family protein; the protein is MEKSNQVNFIQQREHDIRATDSICINESQKEHNWYYNLKYLLVGLLFGVLFVKAEVISWFRIQEMFRLQSFHVYGVIGSAVLVGVISIWLIKRFDIRTISGDKISFTNKKFSQGQVYGGLLFGLGWGLTGACPGPLFAQIGMGATVVTVTLLSAIAGTWVYGRYRENLPH
- a CDS encoding universal stress protein — its product is MKTILVPIDFSKNADKALEAAKQIAGKSGAKLLIMYSYQPYIADYSIPESIASLPIYKEMEDDYRTKLHDRVSQALLEGYHADAVWETDGVETAVLRQANKASADLIVVGRTGSGKFWDKLIGSSATGIALNASCPVLIIPPNHKASRFENIVYATQLEFDENDILREVIDLVKQLEGKLKLVKVNSDWEPDIQPDRQYIEQIENELAINQKDIVILNGNQVMHTLEDYSDKISADLLIVSTRQRGFFDKLLEPGMTKKLTVDTHVPLLVYHQKSHKNQYKAPMVIL
- a CDS encoding YeeE/YedE family protein — its product is MLEVIKQPWPWYVAGPLIGLTVPALLIMGNKSFGISSSLRHVCAICIPGKIPFFHYNWKKEKWNLFFVSGIFLGGIIAVRFLANPGPMQLNPTLVKELAGYGITDFSSMVPADQMRWDKLLTLPGFIMMVGGGFLVGFGARYAGGCTSGHTIMGLSTLQWPSLVATVCFMIGGFAMANWILPFILSL